The proteins below come from a single Aegilops tauschii subsp. strangulata cultivar AL8/78 chromosome 6, Aet v6.0, whole genome shotgun sequence genomic window:
- the LOC109784430 gene encoding SNF1-related protein kinase regulatory subunit gamma-like PV42a, whose translation MAQLRAFANEQHQQEALHGHGHGGDSDSNKKARAGLCGVLRERKVVELARAKRRLVEVPYTATLANAANALLAGRVSAVTVAAPPGHWIGAGGSLIVESDPATGAARKHYIGMVNMLDILTHIAETGHDDDDDASAVKDGGGSPPVDLDRRMSVPVSSVIGHSLEGLTLWTLHPNTSLLDCMETFSKGVHRALVPLESSADNVVAVELVESAPVYRMLTQMDVVRFLRAHGAELGGVLSRTVRELGAASEAVLAVASRTKVIEAIRTMRAASLTAVPVVDAPMDAYILQDGRGKKVVETFSATDLRDCPVAQLRSWLGASVAEFKDKVAEYRRDGSRPLDAAAGVQSPDEGDTNTAVEAGTGNEEEPPRPREMVTCSFQSTLGEVIEKAAASHVHRLWVVDGEGEEEGLLRGVVSLTDVLRVVREAALGEDRELHDIVSS comes from the exons ATGGCGCAGCTGAGAGCGTTCGCCAACGAGCAGCACCAGCAAGAAGCGCTGCACGGCCACGGCCACGGCGGCGACAGCGACAGCAACAAGAAGGCGCGCGCGGGCCTGTGCGGCGTGCTCCGGGAGCGCAAGGTGGTGGAGCTGGCGCGCGCCAAGCGCCGGCTGGTGGAGGTCCCCTACACGGCGACGCTGGCCAACGCGGCCAATGCGCTCCTCGCCGGCCGCGTCTCCGCCGTCACCGTGGCCGCGCCTCCGGGCCACTGGATCGGGGCCGGCGGCTCCTTGATCGTCGAGTCCGACCCCGCCACCGGCGCCGCCCGCAAGCACTACATCGGCATGGTCAACATGCTCGACATCCTCACCCACATCGCCGAGACCGgccacgacgacgacgacgacgccagCGCCGTCAAGGACGGCGGTGGCTCGCCGCCGGTCGACCTCGACCGCCGCATGTCCGTGCCGGTGTCCTCCGTCATCGGCCACTCCTTGGAGGGCCTCACCCTGTGGACGCTCCACCCAAACACGAG CTTGCTGGATTGCATGGAGACGTTCAGCAAGGGCGTGCACCGCGCGCTGGTGCCGTTGGAGAGCTCGGCGGACAACGTGGTGGCGGTGGAGCTGGTGGAGTCGGCGCCGGTGTACAGGATGCTCACCCAGATGGACGTGGTGAGGTTCCTGCGCGCGCACGGCGCGGAGCTCGGCGGCGTCCTGTCGCGCACCGTCCGTGAGCTCGGCGCGGCGAGCGAGGCCGTGCTCGCGGTGGCGAGCCGCACCAAGGTCATCGAGGCCATCAGGACGATGCGGGCGGCGTCGCTCACGGCCGTGCCCGTCGTCGACGCCCCCATGGACGCCTACATCCTGCAGGAC GGGAGAGGGAAGAAGGTGGTGGAGACGTTCTCGGCGACGGACCTGCGCGACTGCCCGGTGGCGCAGCTGCGGTCGTGGCTGGGGGCCAGCGTGGCGGAGTTCAAGGACAAGGTGGCCGAGTACCGGCGCGACGGCAGCAGGCCCCTCGACGCGGCGGCCGGCGTCCAATCCCCGGACGAAGGCGACACCAACACCGCCGTGGAGGCCGGCACCGGCAACGAAGAGGAGCCGCCGCGGCCGCGGGAGATGGTGACATGCTCCTTCCAGAGCACGCTCGGGGAGGTGATCGAGAAAGCGGCGGCGAGCCACGTGCACCGGCTGTGGGTGGTCGACGGCGAGGGGGAGGAAGAGGGGTTGCTGCGCGGGGTGGTGTCGCTGACCGACGTGCTCCGGGTGGTCAGGGAGGCCGCCCTCGGCGAGGACCGGGAGCTCCACGACATCGTGTCATCCTAG